Proteins encoded by one window of Salvia splendens isolate huo1 chromosome 5, SspV2, whole genome shotgun sequence:
- the LOC121804691 gene encoding cryptochrome-1-like, translating into MEKKCKSIVWFRRDLRIEDNPALAAVARDGTVLPVFIWCPKEEGPYHPGRVSRWWLKHSLIHLQQSLRSLGAELVVIKAETTLSALLDCLSAVGATKVVYNHLYDPISLVRDHNIKQKLVELGIEVQSFNGELLFEPWEVYDDNEQAFTTFNAYWEKCMNAQKDPVSHLPPWRLALAEGAGMNTSIEALNLENESEKSSNALLGRGWSPGWSSADKTFTEFIEHHLLNYSKDRLNVGRNSTSLLSPYLHFGELSIRKVYQSVRMKLLVWKNDQNTVGEESATFFLRAIGLREHSRYICFNFPFTHERSLLSSLQYFPWDSNQAHFKAWRQGRTGYPLVDAGMRELWATGWIHNRIRIIVSSFFVKFLLLPWQWGMKYFWDTLLDADIESDILGWQYISGSLPDGHELERMDSPQVQGFKFDPEGEYVRQWLPELARMPAEWIHHPWDAPLSVLKSAGVDLGSNYPKPLIDMDLARDRLTEAIAIMHGKEAAGKAAVTDGTDEVVFDNSEPHEKLAVSKAVTRERKPCPASSSHDQRVPSMRNTNSMIQNRKRPNPGEDGRVLKDNLNSCNIGKQVSKMADDDLCSTAESSSSKKAMTNSRISFSVPRNCSSMSTGAQYPVPDSSDHNDSWHEEVETEEMSSKNGAGNLQISEKQIIHEEES; encoded by the exons ATGGAAAAGAAGTGCAAGAGCATAGTGTGGTTTAGGAGGGATTTGAGAATTGAAGACAATCCAGCTTTAGCAGCTGTTGCAAGGGATGGGACTGTTTTACCAGTTTTCATATGGTGCCCTAAGGAGGAAGGCCCTTATCACCCCGGTCGGGTTTCGAGGTGGTGGCTGAAGCACTCCCTTATTCATCTGCAGCAGTCACTGAGATCTCTTGGTGCAGAACTCGTCGTCATCAAAGCTGAGACCACTCTCTCTGCTCTTTTAGACTGCCTTAGCGCTGTTGGGGCGACCAAAGTTGTGTATAACCATCTCTATG ATCCAATTTCACTTGTTCGTGATCATAATATTAAGCAGAAGTTAGTTGAACTTGGTATTGAAGTGCAAAGCTTTAATGGCGAGTTATTGTTTGAGCCGTGGGAAGTTTATGATGACAATGAACAAGCATTTACAACCTTTAATGCATATTGGGAGAAATGCATGAACGCGCAAAAAGATCCTGTTTCACATCTTCCACCATGGCGCTTGGCTCTAGCTGAAG GAGCGGGTATGAATACCTCAATTGAGGCACTGAACCTTGAAAATGAATCAGAAAAGTCGAGTAATGCTTTACTGGGAAGAGGGTGGTCACCCGGTTGGAGCAGTGCTGACAAGACCTTCACTGAATTCATTGAACACCATTTGCTTAACTACTCAAAGGATAGGCTAAACGTTGGGAGAAACTCTACTTCCCTTTTGTCTCCTTATCTGCATTTTGGTGAGCTTAGCATAAGGAAAGTGTATCAAAGCGTGCGGATGAAGCTGTTAGTTTGGAAAAACGATCAAAACACAGTCGGAGAAGAGAGTGCAACTTTTTTCCTTAGGGCTATCGGCCTCAGAGAGCATTCTCGTTACATTTGTTTCAATTTTCCATTCACTCATGAAAGGTCACTGCTGAGCAGTCTTCAATATTTCCCATGGGACTCCAACCAAGCTCATTTCAAGGCTTGGCGACAGGGTCGGACTGGATATCCACTTGTGGATGCAGGAATGCGAGAGCTCTGGGCTACTGGATGGATTCACAACAGGATTAGAATAATTGTTTCAAGTTTCTTTGTGAAGTTTCTTCTTCTACCATGGCAATGGGGCATGAAGTATTTCTGGGATACACTTCTTGATGCAGACATAGAAAGTGATATTCTTGGTTGGCAATATATTTCAGGGAGTTTGCCTGATGGCCACGAACTTGAGCGTATGGATAGTCCACAG GTTCAGGGATTCAAGTTTGATCCCGAGGGTGAGTACGTGAGGCAGTGGCTGCCTGAATTGGCAAGGATGCCGGCCGAGTGGATCCATCATCCGTGGGATGCTCCTCTCTCCGTGCTTAAATCCGCAGGCGTGGATCTCGGATCAAACTATCCAAAGCCTCTTATTGATATGGACTTAGCCAGGGATAGGCTAACTGAAGCCATAGCAATAATGCATGGGAAAGAGGCAGCTGGAAAGGCAGCAGTGACTGATGGAACGGATGAAGTTGTGTTTGATAATTCCGAGCCTCACGAGAAATTGGCTGTGTCGAAAGCAGTTACCAGAGAAAGGAAGCCATGTCCAGCTAGTTCGTCTCATGATCAAAGGGTTCCATCAATGAGGAACACCAATAGCATGATCCAGAATAGGAAAAGACCGAACCCGGGTGAAGATGGTAGGGTTCTGAAAGATAACCTGAATAGCTGCAACATTGGCAAACAGGTGTCGAAAATGGCCGATGATGACTTGTGCTCTACAGCGGAATCTTCGTCATCTAAGAAAGCCATGACAAACAGTAGAATCTCTTTCTCTGTTCCTCGGAACTGCTCTTCAATGTCAACCGGTGCACAATATCCGGTCCCCGACTCCTCAGACCACAATGATAGTTGGCACGAAGAGGTTGAAACAGAAGAGATGTCAAGCAAAAATG GAGCCGGCAATTTGCAGATATCTGAGAAACAGATTATCCATGAAGAAGAAAGCTAG
- the LOC121804692 gene encoding inorganic phosphate transporter 1-4-like has protein sequence MARQQLEVLNALDVAKTQLYHFTAIVVAGMGFFTDAYDLFSISLLSKLLGRIYYTVPNSPKPGTLPPSVSSSVTGVALVGTLAGQLFFGWLGDKMGRKKVYGMTLLIMIICSIASGLSFGHSPKGVLTTLCFFRFWLGFGIGGDYPLSATIMAEYANKKTRGAFVAAVFAMQGFGILFGGIVALTVSAAFDHAFQSPSYEQNAAASTPPQADYVWRIVLMFGSIPAALTFYWRMKMPETARYTALVAKNAKQAAQDMGRVLNVEIEAEEEKVEKMAQQKGNNFGLLSKEFLKRHGLHLFGTTSTWFLLDIAFYSQNLFQKDVFSAIGWIPPAKTMNAIGEVYKIARAQTLIALCSTVPGYWFTVAFIDIIGRFAIQMIGFFFMTVFMFAIAIPYDHWTKKDNRIGFVICYALTFFFANFGPNATTFVVPAEIFPARLRSTCHGISAAAGKAGAIVGAYGFLYAAQNKDKSKTDAGFPPGIGVKNALIVLGVINLLGMICTLAVPEAKGKSLEEASQETIDETNGPQGA, from the coding sequence atggCTAGGCAACAGTTAGAAGTGCTTAACGCACTTGACGTGGCCAAAACACAACTCTATCATTTCACCGCAATTGTGGTTGCCGGGATGGGCTTTTTCACCGATGCCTATGATCTCTTCAGCATCTCCCTGCTGTCCAAGCTTCTCGGCCGCATCTACTACACTGTCCCCAACTCCCCCAAGCCCGGGACGCTCCCCCCGAGCGTCTCCTCCTCCGTCACTGGTGTCGCCCTCGTCGGCACCCTCGCCGGCCAGCTCTTCTTCGGGTGGCTCGGAGACAAGATGGGCCGCAAAAAGGTGTACGGGATGACCCTGTTGATCATGATCATCTGCTCCATCGCCTCCGGCCTCTCCTTCGGCCACTCCCCGAAAGGCGTCTTGACCACCCTCTGCTTCTTCCGCTTCTGGCTCGGCTTCGGCATCGGCGGCGACTACCCCCTCTCCGCCACCATCATGGCAGAGTACGCCAACAAGAAAACCCGCGGCGCTTTCGTGGCAGCCGTCTTCGCCATGCAAGGCTTCGGCATCCTCTTCGGCGGGATCGTCGCCCTCACCGTCTCCGCCGCATTCGACCACGCCTTCCAGTCCCCGTCCTACGAGCAGAACGCCGCCGCCTCCACCCCGCCACAGGCCGACTACGTGTGGCGGATCGTCCTCATGTTTGGGTCCATCCCGGCGGCACTGACCTTCTACTGGCGGATGAAGATGCCCGAGACGGCCCGCTACACCGCCCTGGTGGCGAAGAACGCGAAGCAGGCGGCGCAGGACATGGGGAGGGTGCTCAACGTGGAGATcgaggcggaggaggagaaggtGGAGAAGATGGCTCAGCAGAAAGGAAACAACTTCGGTTTGCTATCAAAGGAGTTTCTGAAACGCCACGGCCTCCATCTCTTCGGCACCACATCCACGTGGTTCCTTCTCGACATCGCCTTCTACAGCCAGAACCTCTTCCAGAAGGACGTCTTCTCCGCCATCGGGTGGATCCCGCCGGCCAAGACCATGAACGCCATCGGCGAGGTGTACAAGATCGCCAGGGCACAAACCCTGATCGCGCTCTGCAGCACCGTGCCGGGCTACTGGTTCACGGTGGCCTTCATCGACATCATCGGGCGGTTCGCCATCCAGATGATCGGATTCTTCTTCATGACGGTGTTCATGTTCGCCATCGCCATCCCTTACGATCACTGGACGAAGAAGGACAACAGGATCGGGTTCGTGATCTGTTACGCGCTGACGTTCTTCTTCGCTAATTTCGGGCCCAACGCCACGACGTTTGTGGTGCCGGCAGAGATATTCCCGGCGAGGCTGAGGTCGACGTGCCACGGGATATCGGCTGCGGCCGGGAAGGCGGGAGCTATTGTTGGAGCTTATGGGTTTCTGTACGCAGCGCAGAACAAAGACAAGAGCAAGACCGATGCCGGCTTCCCGCCGGGCATTGGAGTCAAGAATGCTCTCATTGTTCTTGGGGTCATTAATTTGCTTGGAATGATTTGCACCTTAGCGGTGCCTGAGGCGAAGGGTAAATCGCTGGAAGAAGCGTCACAAGAAACTATAGACGAAACCAATGGCCCACAAGGAGCTTAA